The following nucleotide sequence is from Centropristis striata isolate RG_2023a ecotype Rhode Island chromosome 7, C.striata_1.0, whole genome shotgun sequence.
CTTCCACTACGTCCTCTCCTTCAGTATTTGAGAGGTACGCAAAGTACAGCAAAGTGGACATGGCCAAAGTCATCGACCTGGAGATGAAGGGAGACATTGAAAGACTTCTCACAGCAGTAGGTAAAGGCACAAACTTTGACTCTAATTTTATTACCTGATCATTCATACACTGATTTATGCAGATTACTTCATTTAAACTTGacccatttttctttaaaataaccaCAGTGAAATGTGCTGGAAGCCGGCCTGCGTTCTTTGCAGAGAAGCTCTACTTGTCCATGAAGGTACAGTATCAGCTTCtgcacacaaaatattttttaaaatgcatgcaGGATACTGTGGCTGTTGCCTAAGGCTTTCCTTGACTGACTTTTTGGTGCCCATCAGGGTGATGGTACCCGCAAGGAAAAACTGACCCGTGTCATGGTGAGCCGCTCTGAAATCGACATGAAGCTGATCAAACAGGAGTACAAGAAAAACTACCAAACATCACTTTATCGGGCTATTCTGGTGAGCAAAAGTCTGACCATTTATACTGACAGTAAACCAAATATATCAATACATATGGCAGCTCACAAAATGAGAGCCAGTAGTGTAAAGTTTatacaaaaatgttatttacacattgtctttttttcacttcaGGATGATACTAAAGGAGACTATGAGAAGATTCTGCTTGCTCTCTGTGGGGGTGAAAACTAATAGCCGATCAATGCGATCAAGTATCGACTGAAGATCCAGCAGCGAGCCCAGCTGTGGAAACTCACCTATAATCTCTAGACACATATTGTGCCCTATGCTCTTGTGGAGAATTGACAACAAGgctgtctttctttgtcactGTCATGCCATTTAGGAGATATTAACAGCAAAGCGCAAAGATTAACATGGAATCAGCACTGCTTCAGCAGATATGTGTTCTCCAAGTTACTCCTTTTTATTCCAACACTTTATCTTAGATCTGACAGCAGTGTACCAGTGGTCCAATGCATTACACCCATTAGATTCTCATACTTAGTGCTCAAAGAGAGGCTGAAGTCGGTGATCACAGTCAGCTGCTAGCAAGAGTATGCAGATTACAATGTGCCAATCATATTCAGTGCCAGCAGTAGGTTTACAGTTGAAGGAACTTGGACAGCTTGcaaataaaagctttttgtaTGAACGCCTATCTGAGTGGtcttcgttttttttttcacatacagTCGGTTACATATCAGACAAACATGAACCAAACAGCTATAAGATGTGTTGTCAAATATTTATGCCCTAATGTGTTAATCCCAGTggtgaaaaagtattcagatccctcacTTAATTgaaagtactgataccacactgagaaatgactccattacaagtaaaagtcctgcattcaaaactttcttAAGtgtaagtacaaaagtatccgTACGCTGTTATGTGGTTTCAcgtataaaaaaatgtttaatcattttGAATCGATCATGTTTTTcctgttaaatcttgacctgaaaagtaactaaattacAATATCTGTTTCTAAAATGTAGCTTAgacgtataaagttacataactggaaatactcaagtaaagtacaagtacctcaaaactgcagttaagtacagtacttgagtaaatgtacttagttacattgcaGCACTGATTAATACTTACCATTACAAACAAAAGATGTTTGTAAGACTCCTCAGGAAGCACAGGCAACCACATATTTTAGCTCACAATTCACTGCAAATCCATAATCTAGAAATGATTGCGTAATAAACACAGCAGCCCTGTCTCAATGTGCAAATACTTAACAATGAATCACATGCTGAGAATAGAGGGTGATAGAGTACAGCTGTTTATTTAAAGTGGTAGGGAAAACTAGGGTTGCCAGGTTGGGTAATAAAATATCACTGCGTTGTGATACCTGGTAATTTATCAAGTAGTTTTAATAATAGCAAGGagataatcatttttacattgcaaATGTACATTAGGTACAGCCTCTTCTTGGTTTGTCATCCACAGGAGGGGGGTTGCTGTCACACAACCTGGCAACCTCATAGCTCATTCAGACCACAACTATAAACAAGCGGAGCACCTTCTCCGGTTAGCTAATGCTAGGCTAACCAACTTTCTCTCTCAGTATGTGTTAAGATTTATCTCATAACATAATGGGAACTACTTTTATGATTGCAGCACAGCCCGTAATGCTATTGACATTGTATACGGATGTGTTTTAAAGCTATTTGTATACTAAGGTTAGCGTGacagcaagctagctagctaacggtTGCTAGTCAGTTTGTCAGTCAGTTTGGCAACAAACTTCACTGTTGTGCGTGTCAGTAAAATGTCAACATTGCAAAGTCACGTTTGTGTTTTGATagaaattaaatgataaaaacacacgTGGTTTCGGCAATAATGAGCAAGTTTGTGCCCACATGTCATTTGACTTTGaggagctaacgttagcacgttTAACGTTACTGATAACTGAGCTGGGCAGAGAGGCAGTAAAATAGCAGTATAGACACATCCTTTTAAGGCTGCTTGTGGGAGCTATGGCTGTCTTTAGTCGTCCCATATCTTCTACAATAAGATTATAACTTAATAACCCTGAATGAACACTGAATGTCTTTTCATTTCAGGTCAATCAGTTCATCCTGGTGAGCCAGTCCATTTGAAGTGCTCCACTTGACTCAAACAATGACAATGACCTGACCAATGGACCACTGCAGTGTCTGCTCAGTAAGAGGGTCACGTGTGCAGGTAGATCATGAATGACAAACTAGTCTTCCTGGGCCTGCTATACTTTGTCCAGGGCATCCCCTATGGTCTCCAGTCCTCCCTGCTTCCTGTCTACCTACGTGGAGCTGGTCATTCCCTCACCCGCATCGGCTTCACCAAGATCCTCTACTTCCCATGGGTCCTCAAAGTGCTCTGGGCCCCTTTGATCGACAGGGTTGGCACCAAGCGCCGCTGGCTGGTGGGGACAGTGTCTGGGCTGGCCCTGACATGCCTCTCCAGTGCTGCCCTGGCCCCAGAAGCACATATTTATGGGGTCGCAGGAACCCTGTTGGCCATGAACACCTTGGCATCTGTCCAGGATATTGCTGTAGATGGGGCGGCGGTGGGGTTGTTGAAAGGTCGTGGGGAGCTGGGGCTGGGCAACACAGCTCAAGTCGTGGGCTATAAAGCCGGATCGGTGTTTGCCGGAGGTGGGCTGCTGGCTGTGATTGACGTGGCTGGATGGAGCTGGATGTTTATGCTGCTGACGTTTGTGTATGCAGGGGTGGCCCTGTTTGTGTGGGGGGCCCCTGTGCTGGACGATGAGGCTGTGAGGGGCCAGCAGGCAGATGGCAGCAGGAGGGGAGGGCAGGGAACAGACGCTATGAGGCCATGGAGAGTGTGGAGGAAGATGCTGGCAGTGCCTGGCACCCCTTGGACAGTCCTGTACGTGCTGACGTATAAACTTGGTAAGTCTGATTACTACTTACAAAGCTTTGCAAACTAGGCCTGATATTAATACTGATATTACGTCTGAACCTTCCCTACTTTATTTTTAGGGCTTCTTTAAATGattgattaatctgtcaattgttttttttttttaattatttgatcTATAAAATGTCTCAAAGTGAAAAATATCTATTAAGGTGTCTAAATATCTTGAAATGCTTCACGATATTCAGTGTTCAAagatataaaacacaaaaataaattgtcaaaatagTTCAGATTAATTTTCTTTTGAGACTAATTTATTAATCAAGTAATTGTTGCATCTCTAATTATGGCCATAGCCTGAGTTGAAATGATCATGATGGACACctgtaaagaaagaaagagacatgAAAGAAAAAGTACAGAAAGTGGTAACACTCCCATCTCATAAAGGGGACATTCCACTGTCACGAATCAATCACTTTCTGACCTCACCTAGTTCAATTCAAACAGATTTCCTACATATTAACCTGTACGAGACAGTTTAAGTTAA
It contains:
- the mfsd3 gene encoding major facilitator superfamily domain-containing protein 3, whose amino-acid sequence is MNDKLVFLGLLYFVQGIPYGLQSSLLPVYLRGAGHSLTRIGFTKILYFPWVLKVLWAPLIDRVGTKRRWLVGTVSGLALTCLSSAALAPEAHIYGVAGTLLAMNTLASVQDIAVDGAAVGLLKGRGELGLGNTAQVVGYKAGSVFAGGGLLAVIDVAGWSWMFMLLTFVYAGVALFVWGAPVLDDEAVRGQQADGSRRGGQGTDAMRPWRVWRKMLAVPGTPWTVLYVLTYKLGEQGAVTMFPLFLLDHHMTARELGFWNGVIAMGFSICGSSLGGLLLAQFSIGALMRRVFVLRTISMVFQSSLLTVLEPSPLMKGMAVLSMSVQHFLGGLITTLTFTTMMHCTQRAEESIQATHYSFLATLEVLGKLTFSALAGGVVDWFGFQVAFLFFLTLSAGTALHVWTATFTGALREHQLKEPPK